From a region of the Salminus brasiliensis chromosome 4, fSalBra1.hap2, whole genome shotgun sequence genome:
- the cisd1 gene encoding CDGSH iron-sulfur domain-containing protein 1, translating into MSSSNTMSKADLIAAISVTAGAAAVGLLVYKTFFSKGKCVKPKVNLDFQKDNPKVVHAFDIEDLGDKAVYCRCWRSKKFPYCDGAHTKHNQETGDNVGPLIIKHKEA; encoded by the exons ATGAGTAGTTCAAACACTATGTCTAAAG CTGACCTGATAGCGGCTATTTCGGTCACTGCTGGAGCTGCAGCTGTGGGACTCCTGGTCTACAAAACCTTTTTCTCCAAAGGCAAATGTGTGAAGCCAAAGGTGAACCTGGACTTCCAAAAAGACAACCCCAAAGTGGTGCATGCATTTGACATTGAGGATCTTGGTGATAAagcagtgtactgtagatgCTGGAGGTCTAAGAAG TTCCCGTACTGTGATGGTGCCCATACAAAACACAATCAGGAGACTGGGGACAACGTGGGTCCTTTGATTATAAAGCATAAGGAGGCGTGA
- the ipmka gene encoding inositol polyphosphate multikinase: MATEDRLVESSLVVDDLLTRGEERPSGCVPLPHQVAGHKYGIGKVGILQHPDGTVLKQLQPPPRGPREMQFYTQVYAQNCTDPQLLTLQHHLPKYYGTWASLESPNEVYLKLEDVTRRFACPCIMDVKIGRKSYDPLASREKREAQIRKYPPMEEVGFLLLGMRVYQVKSESYIRHDQFYGRSLRKETLRTGLAQFFYNGEELRKDVISLSICKIRDILRWFEGQKQLHFYASSLLFVYEGLPHLANGIKWREDIQTGQEHGQGEPECNNNIHLANCKLRGHRCSLASQRSACGWINCSDLPLDIHHVRQENGIWSHTLQNHLEQANGSGGKREDQLRNMRVAEYRRTGFGRGRWRDGEKKEDVEVRMIDFAHVFPSDSPDEGYMYGLRNLLSVLEEILQG, translated from the exons ATGGCTACAGAAGACCGGCTGGTGGAGTCCTCTCTGGTTGTGGACGATCTGTTGACCCGAGGCGAGGAGCGACCCAGCGGTTGTGTTCCGCTGCCCCATCAGGTGGCTGGACACAAGTACGGCATCGGGAAAGTGG GTATCTTGCAGCATCCTGATGGCACAGTACTGAAACAGCTGCAACCACCTCCCCGAGGCCCCCGTGAGATGCAGTTCTACACACAG GTGTATGCTCAAAACTGCACTGATCCCCAGCTACTGACCCTACAACACCACCTGCCCAAGTATTATGGCACATGGGCCTCACTGGAGTCACCAAATG AAGTGTATCTTAAGCTGGAGGATGTGACACGGAGGTTTGCGTGTCCATGTATCATGGATGTGAAGATCGGGAGGAAGAGCTATGACCCGCTCGCCTCGCGAGAGAAACGTGAAGCGCAGATTAGAAAGTATCCTCCGATGGAGGAGGTTGGCTTTCTGCTTCTGGGAATGAGG GTGTACCAGGTAAAGTCAGAAAGCTACATCCGTCATGACCAGTTTTATGGACGCAGTCTGAGGAAAGAGACACTCAGAACTG GCTTGGCTCAGTTCTTTTATAATggagaggagctgaggaaagATGTCATCTCTCTGAGCATCTGTAAGATTCGTGACATCCTGCGCTGGTTCGAGGGTCAGAAGCAGCTGCATTTCTATGCCAGCTCTCTGCTGTTTGTGTACGAGGGCTTGCCTCACTTAGCTAACGGAATCAAGTGGAGGGAAGACATCCAGACAGGACAGGAACATGGGCAAGGTGAGCCAGAGTGCAATAATAACATTCACCTTGCCAACTGCAAGCTTCGGGGTCACCGCTGCAGCTTAGCCTCTCAGAGGAGCGCCTGTGGCTGGATAAACTGTAGTGACCTTCCCCTGGACATTCACCATGTGAGGCAAGAGAATGGGATTTGGTCTCACACTTTACAGAACCACCTGGAACAGGCTAATGGCAGTGGAGGGAAGAGGGAGGACCAGTTAAGAAACATGAGAGTGGCCGAATACAGGAGAACAGGGTTTGGGAGAGGAaggtggagagatggagagaagaagGAAGATGTGGAGGTCAGAATGATTGATTTTGCCCATGTTTTTCCTAGTGATAGCCCAGATGAAGGCTACATGTATGGCTTAAGGAACCTTCTCTCTGTACTGGAGGAGATCCTCCAAGGCTGA